In the genome of Dromiciops gliroides isolate mDroGli1 chromosome 1, mDroGli1.pri, whole genome shotgun sequence, the window CGTGGGGAAGGTGAGGCCAGGGATGGGAACAGGGTTGTTGGTTCTGGGCTGAACAGGGACAAAGGTGCTCTGACTCGCCCCCTGCTTCTCTGGGAGGTGAGGAGTCCAAGCCTGGGGTAAGGCACAAGACGGCACCCATGGAATTGAATTTTTTCTCCACCTTCAGTCAGTGCCTCTCATAAGTATGGTGGTCTTTGGATACTGATGGAAACCCAGCCCTTCCTCTCAGACTGTATGTAATAGGAGAGCAGCTGCTAGGCTTTTTGACCTTATCAGTCGCTGATCCCCTGGGGATTTCTCTCCAGATGGCCAGTGGGACCTCAGCAACTACCATCTAATGGACCTGGGCCACCCACACCACTCAATCCGCTGCATGGCTGTCGTTTATGATCGGGTCTGGTGTGGCTATAAGAACAAAGTCCACGTCATCCAGCCAAAAACCATGCAGATAGAGGTGAGCAGCCAGCACTGGGGCTTGGGGGGACTGGCCTGGGCTGTCAGGAAGCCCAGCTGGAGGGAGAGCCAGAACAGTCAGTTCATGAGGACTCCTTATTTTCCTCGATACACACACTACTGAAGAATAGTCTGACCACAGCGATGGTGGCTTCCCCAACAGACCTACTGAGCAAGTCAGAGCAGAGTGAGGAGGGAGGAGTCAGGGATGCTTATTTCCTAGTGGCCTAGCCTGCCATAAGGTGGGAGAAGCTTCAGCGCTGTGTCCTAGTCCTAGGTCCCTGCTCACGAGCTCTCCTTGCACTACAGAAGTCGTTTGATGCCCACCCGAGGCGGGAGAGTCAGGTGCGGCAGCTGGCATGGATCGGTGATGGTGTGTGGGTGTCCATCCGCCTGGATTCAACATTGCGGCTCTACCATGCCCACACCCATCAACACCTGCAGGACGTTGACATCGAACCTTATGTCAGCAAGATGCTGGGTGAGAAGCATGGGCCAGACTGAGGGACTGCGGTGATTTCCAGAGGAAATCTAACCTCGCTGATTTGGCCCTTCTCTCTGACTCTCAGGCACTGGCAAATTAGGCTTCTCCTTCGTGCGCATCACAGCTCTTCTTATCGCAGGCAACCGTCTCTGGGTGGGCACAGGCAATGGTGTTGTCATCTCCATCCCCCTAACTGAGAGTAAGTGGTCTCGGGGCCTGGGCCAGACTCCAGGGGGCAGGGCTGGACAGAGCTTTCTCTGCACAGAGTTGATACCTCCATACTCGGATGCTTTACCATATGGGCCCTGGGACCTCCCCTGCTTTCTGGTCTCTTTCAGGTGCTCTAATGGGAAGGCAGAAATGGGTCTCCAGGTCCCCAGTAACCCTGTCCCCATTCCTGCTCTCACCTTCTCACAGTGCAGAGCAGCAGCCTAGAGTTTCTGCCTGGGTGGCTTGATCCTTCTCGCTTCCCATAAcagcttctctttctcctcctttttataCAGCGGTCGTCCTGCACCGTGGTCAGCTCCTTGGGCTCCGTGGTAAGTCCAGCCCCTAAGAGGGTCCTGATAATCAGAAGCTTCTGTTCAGAAAGCAAGGGGAAGAGCAGCTTTCATCACGGAATGGGATGGATGTGCCTGGGATGGCCTTGCCCAGCCCAAGTCACCTTTTCTTACCCCCTGGGCCTGGTGTCCTTGGAGGAAGAAGCCTtagtccatcttctctctctttttctagcCAACAAGACATCCCCTACATCAGGGGAGGGACCTCGACCTGGTGGCATCATCCATGTGTATGGAGATGACAGTAGTGACAGGTCAGCCAGCAGCTTCATCCCTTACTGTTCCATGGCACAGGCCCAGCTGTGCTTCCATGGCCACCGGGATGCTGTCAAGTTCTTTGTCTCTGTGCCAGGTAATTATAGCACAGGCCTCTCCCACAGGTGCACATCCCCAATGCAGGTTCCTCTCCCTGACCTAGTGTAAGAAGCTTCTTACCAAAATCACTTGACTCCATCTGCCACCCAGACTTAGGAAGGGAATTCTGAACGTTTCCCAGAAGCCCACTCTGCTTTCACAGGGAATGTACTAGCGACCCTCAACGGCAGTGTGTTGGACAGCCCCTCTGAGAACCCTGGCCCTGCAGCCTCGGACCCCGAGGGCCAGAAGTTGAAGAATGTGCTTGTGTTAAGTGGCGGTGAAGGCTACATCGACTTCCGGATCGGTGAGTAGCTGGTCCTGCTGCAGAGGGTGCTCTCTTCTTTGTTTGCCCCCAACTAGGACCCCTTCCTCAGGGGCAGAACTGGGCTTTTTGGAGCACCGAGGGGTTCTCTTTATTGGCCTTCCTGCCCTTTCTGCAGGTGATGGAGAAGATGATGAATCAGAAGAGAATGCAGGGGATGTGAATCAAGTGAAACCTATGTTGTCCAAGGCTGAGAGGAGCCACATCATTGTGTGGCAGGTCTCCTACATTCCCGAGTGAGAGCCCGCTGCCTGCCGGCCACCCCATCCCTCCTGCCTGAACGCCAAGGTGTACATACAGAACTCCTGCCCTCCTCCCACTGCCAGGGACACAGCCAGCCCCTCCAGGCAGCCGAAGCACCTGCCTGCCCTTTTTCTAACCTCTCAATTTGCAGCTTTCACCATAGGACTGGAGGCTTCTCTAGCGGGTGGGGAGGACGTGGCAGACTTggcagaaagaaagggggaatggAGAATGCTGAGCAAGGTGGGGGAGTGTAGACAATTGGATGGGGGTGGTAGGCTCCTGGGGGCCAATGTGAGCCAGAGAAGAAGCTGGAAGCCCGTGGCAGACCGTCTTGCATGAATGGGGTACAGGGTTCTAGGCTGAATAGCAGATGACCCAGGGGGCTTACTGGAGCACATTTTTGTCTGGGCTTTTGTCCACCAAGCCACACTTGTAGTCAGTGGGGGACATTATGTCAATGAATTCCCCCACTTTGAGCCTTCCTCTCCTCCTGTTTCCTACCAAGAAGTCTGTTCCCATAATGCCACAAGTCATAAAGGAGAGAAACCTGCCCCGCCCCTATTCCATTTAGAATTTCTGTGCATGTTAGGGGCCTAGGCTTTTGGCCCTTACCAAGAGAAATAGCCTAGGAGAGGGTCAGCACTGCCTTAAGGGGCACTGATGGTCATACTGACCTGTTAATCCTGGGGCTTGGGACCATCCTCCACATAAAGAGGGGATGTCTGCTCTGGGCTCTGGCCTTGAGTGTTTGGCCAGACCCACCTGGGCCAGCACCACACACGCTCCATTGGAAACCTAACAGTGAGCCCAGgtctcttatccccttccacaGGCCACTGAGCATGAGGTGACCTGCATTGTGAGGCCACAAGTTGTACAAGccccttctccctcctgcccTAAGTGGCTATTCTTCAGCTTTACTGCACTCTAGCCCAGGCTCAGTGCCTGACCTGGACCTGCCACTCTTGCTCCCTTCGGGTTCCTCCATCTTCCTGGGGTTTCAGAAGGTATAAAGTAGCCACCAGTCCTGTACTGTCTCTCTCAGGGGTCAGCCTCTTGCCTTGAATCTCTGAAGGCAATAAAAGCATAGTGTGCCCAGGTGCTGTGTAAAGATGTCCTCCCAGAGCAGGAATGGCTATAGAGTCCAAGCTCCCTGGCcacattattaagtgcctagggtTGGCCTGGGAGGTTTGCTGTCCTGGAGCAGATGCCTGCTGCTGGGAACTAGGAAAAGGAGCCATCTTGGGCCAAGCCCCTGAGTGGTGAGGGAAAGAAGATGGTTAGGAGGAAGCAGCTCAGCTGGGATGAGGTTTGGCTCCCAATGggtttttcaaaaagaaattggTGCCACTGGCCCATGGCCCTATGGCCCACCGAATTAAATAGTAGTTCCACAGACTGTGCTTCAGTGGCCACCAGCCCTGGGGGATGATCAGAGTTGTACAGGCCTTACCTATGTCTTCCCTGCCAGATTAGAGTTGTTCTTTAGGCCCCTGGGAATAAAGGGTTGAGTTTTTACAAGACTCCCAGCTACTGATCTCATCCTTCCTAGAGCTGTACAGGGCAGCCTAAGCATCCCCCATCTGGCTCCACCATCCTCTAAAAGAAGCACACTATCAAGGGCAGCCCCAGGTCTAGAGCCCATCCCCTCTCCCTCAGTCATGTGGCGAAAGGTGAAAGCTGACTGGCTTCTCCACTTCTCCCTGCCATCTTTCCACTGTGATGTATGTAAAGTTCATTATATGTTACAAAAGGATTTCCAAGTGTCTTTGAAGGCCTGAACACTGCACAGTTAGCACTGAGACTGGTGTCCTTGTAAAGAGAGGGCAGTAGGAATAATCTCCCCAGGCTTTGGCCCTGCAACTGAACCATGTACCTGTTCTGTATGTAATAAACGTGTTAAATCATCCCTGAAGCCTTCTTTAACCGTGGCTACCTGACTGATTACTTCCACATAGCCTCTCACACCCTGTTATTTCATTTTAGCTGATCTCCACAATAATGCCTGACCCCaaaataagagagaagaaaaagggtttacaagatttattattaaaaagcGGTTGCTTTCCTTTGTGCTGTAAAAATCCTGcccaagggaagagagagaagaggggcagcAGCTCAAAGGGAAGATGATTCCCTCCGTTCATCTGGTCCACCCCAACCACCCACAGACAGCCATGGTCACTGAGCTGCGGCAGCCTCACAGGTTCAGTTCAGTGATTTGCAGCTTGCATACAGCTACCCTAAGAATGGCTGTCACAGGGAATAGTGCTATTCTCCACATGCACTTGTGTCTGTTCTAGCCCTACTCACCCACTAAATGACCCATTACTTGTAAACAAAGACCTGCTAGAGCAAGGTGTACGAGAGTATTTACCCAATGATCACTTTTGCCAAAAACATCTATTCCCCACCTCCCAAGGGACCATAAGATGAAGTCAAATTCGACCACACCTCCACTGGCCTCGGTACCCCAAATCTTCTGAGTTCAGCTCACGGATAAGTATCTCCCCACTCCCCGGGGAATTATTTTCGCCAGGAGAAAGCCAAGCTCTCCTCACACCTCACCCACTGGTACTTTTGAGAGGCAAAGCAACCCGGGGCCAGCCTGGGGAAAACTTTGCTATAGAACATTTTACTCAGGGTTTGATCATGGAGCTGGAGGGAAGTTCAGGTGCATAAGCAAAGCCGCTTTCTTCGCAGTCATACCCCAAGGAAGCTATGCAGGCCCAGCTACTCATACAGCCATCTATCGGCACTGTCTTCCCAACAGAGTAGTTCATCTGCACGGAACCAGAGGGCGATCTCGCGGCGGGCGCTCTCCACTGAGTCACTGCCGTGAATGACGTTTCTGCCAAGAGAAGAAAGGATGAGGAGAGTACTGCCGAGAAAGGAGGCCACAGGGGAGAGGCCGTGCATAAGCAAGCCCAGCGGCCCCAATTTGGGGGCCGGGGGAGAGACTGCGGGGGCACTGGGACCtgcagcagccgccgccgccccccGCGGGCTCTGTCTTACTTGCCAACTTCGATACAGAAATCTCCTCGGATGGTGCCCGGCGAAGAGTCGGCGGGATTGGTTGCTCCGATGAGGGCCCGCGAGGAGCGCACCACGTCCAGCCCCTGCCACACCTTCCAGAAAGAAGAGCCGGGCCGGCGTTACGGTCGGCCCCGGAGGCGACCATCCAGAACCTTCCAACTGGACAGCGGCCGCCGCCGCCACGCGCTAGccgccttcccctccccccaccccgcccggcccggcccggcagTCCTCACCATGGCAACCACTGGCCCCGAGCTCATGTACTTGACCAGGCGGCTGTAGAAGGGCCTGTCCCGCAGCGCGGAGTAGTGCTCCCTCAGGAGGTCCTCGGAGGCCTGCGGACACAGGCGGCTCAGCCCCGGCCCGCAGCGCCCCCCGCCCCTCCGAGGTCCGGCCGCGAaggaggggcggggggagggcGCAGAGGCGGCCGCAGCAGGGGGGCGGCGGGAGCACCCCGGCTCACCTGCACCAGCTTCAGCCCCACCAGCTTGAAGCCTTTCTTCTCGAAGCGCCGGATGATCTCGCCCACAAGGCGTCGCTGGAAGCCATCGGGTTTGATGGCCAGAAAGGTCCGCTCATTCAGGCCGGTCCAAGCTGCggagaggaagggatgggggaagggcgGGAAGGAGAGGCGTCAGCGACCCCCGGGGCAGCCCCACCTCCAGCCTCGACCTGGCCTCGGCCCCTTCGCCCCGCCCCCACTTGCCTGAGGGGAAGATGTTGGCGAAGATGGTTAGCACCAGACAGATCATGACGGCGAtggcggcggcggctgcggcgGCGGGCAGCGGCGGGAGCCGGCGGGCGCGGGCGCGAGCACGCTCGGGGGAGGAGGctcagagaaggagggggagggccTTAAAGAGGCCGCGCCCCTCGTCACCTGGCGCCGGCTGGCTTCGATCGGCCGATCTTTGGAAGGGTATTGGCGAGGACGGCTTTGCGGAGCCTCTCGTACTGAGTCCTTTCCTGTCGGCCTCCTTAAGGAGCCGGCCCGCGGGACCTCACTGGGGACCCGATCCTCCGCCCCgcccctccaggaagcctttggACCCCCGCCCCCCACGTAGGCGCCGGGGGGGTTACGCAGCCGTAGGTGTCTCCGTTTGTCTTTTTCTGGGGGCGTTTGACTTGCCTCCTGCCCCGGCCCCCCCATCCGAGAACACTCCCACGAAGCGGGGTTCTGTGGTCCGCGGTGCGGCCGTGTGGGAGCGGGGCACTGGGCTGGGGCGCTCTCGGGCCTCCCCCTGGCCCCCGGCTAAAATGCCGCCTTCTGCTGGGAGCCTTCCCCTCGGGGGTCACCCACGCGTTACCCCCTCAGCACGTGTTTTGTTCACATTTGTCTCGTCTCCGCCTCTGGACTGTGCCCGCCCCTCTCCCCCAGCACAGTGCCGGGCACGTAGTAGGCAACTAGTAAACGCTGGTTGACTGACAGGGTGAATCCCTTGCACTTTCTCAGCAAAAATGAGTGGTCAGCACCGGACTCTCCCAAGGGCCTCGGTTCAAATGTCGCCCATGTTACTAGAGCACATCGTAATTTTGGGCTAAGCACGCTTCACAGGGCACCTATCGGGTTTGAACAAGATTCCTTCTATGGCTCCTACAATTCCTAAGTCCATTGAGAAGTcatacacccccccccaccagtttGTTTTGGGGAAAACACTTTCCCCACTATCCGACCTGTATGAGCCACGGGCCACCAGGAACACAAGGGCAGAGCCCAGACCAGGCCCCATCCATGACCAGCAACCCTCCAAGCCCCAGAGGATGAGGCATGTGGAACTGCATCTCAGGCACCTTGGATTTGACCCTTCACTCCTCTCTCCTAAATACTTTCTCACTTTGGATTTTCCTAACACCactttcttctggttttcctaCCTGAATGACTGCAcctttgcttttgttgttcagtcgttttctgtcatgtccgactctgtggtcccatttggggttttcttgg includes:
- the NME3 gene encoding nucleoside diphosphate kinase 3, with product MICLVLTIFANIFPSAWTGLNERTFLAIKPDGFQRRLVGEIIRRFEKKGFKLVGLKLVQASEDLLREHYSALRDRPFYSRLVKYMSSGPVVAMVWQGLDVVRSSRALIGATNPADSSPGTIRGDFCIEVGKNVIHGSDSVESARREIALWFRADELLCWEDSADRWLYE